ACGTTTACGACCAAGCCCGACCTCACGTCTCGATGCGATTCGGCCGTTCGCATTTGCCCTATAGAGCCGTGCATCCACGGTGCGCAGTAACTCCTCCACGGTAAGCATAGAGCATCTTCCTTACCGTCGTGGAGAAGCTGAGGGCGGCGGCTCGGCACCGTGTGGAAGCGGAATCGTGGTGACGTTCACGGTTCTGGCCGCGTGAAGCCTCTCCACCACCTGAGCGGCTCCAGGAGCAACGCCGTCGCTAATTGGAATGGTACGCCTCTGGATGTCAACCTCCATTCGAGCGGCTGTGGGACTTATCCGACCCCGCCTTCTTCCGGCGCTAGGCGCAGTTGGGGTTAATCCAGGCCGACGCGTGAGCCAAGGGCGGCTATGCTGGCGGCCCCAGATACCCGCCATCAGCCATGCACCTCTATAGCGCCAGCGTCCCTGACTTCATCAAGGCCACCCGCGAGGGTACGCTTGTGTCCAGGCTAGTCTCGGCCTTCGAGCAGGGGCAATCCCTGGCCCCCACCAGCTCCGAGCAGAAGGCGTGGCGCCATTCCCTGCCCCCCCTGGCGGCGGTACTGGATGATGCGTCCTTTGAGCGGGCCTACATCTTCCTTGAGCTGCAGATGCCCCTGTCCTCGCACCGCTGCGATGCGCTGCTCGTAGGGCGGTCGGCACGAGGGGGCCGCCCCTCTGCCGTCGTCGTAGAGCTGAAGCAGTGGACCCACGCGGGCCGCTCGGCCATTCCGGATACCGTGTCGCTGGGAAGCCGCACCCTGCTCCACCCGAGCGCCCAGGCTCGAGGCTATGCGGACTTCCTGCACCACTACCACTCCGCCTTCACCAGTTCGGACGCCGAGATCCATGCTTGTGCCTACCTCCACAACCTGGAGGCCCCGGCCGTGCTCGGCCTGCTGCGAGCTTCACACGTCTTCGGCCCGCTAACCCGGGATGTCCCGCTGTTCGCCCAGGCCGATGCCCCCCTGCTCCGGGAATATCTGAAGGACTGCATCGGGGCCGGGGACGGCGGGCCCCTGTCCGAGGCCATCCGGTCCGGGCAGGCACAACCCTCCGAGAAGCTACTGGATGTGCTCATCCAGGCGGTGGAGGGGCACTTCGAATGGCGGTTGCTCGACGAGCAACGCGTCGCCTTCAACACCATCACCACCCACGTCGAGCAGGCCCAGCGCTCGGGCGGCAAGGCGGTCATCGTCGTCCGTGGCGGGCCAGGTACGGGCAAGAGCGTACTGGCCATCCAGCTCCTGGCGCACGCCGCGCGCCACCAGTGGCGCATCGCTCACGCCGTCGGCTCCAAGGCCTTCCAAACCGTGCTCCAGGCCAAGACTGAGGCGTTCGCCACAGAGATGCTCAAGCGCATCTATAACGTCCGGTACCAGAACCGGCTGCCGCTGCGGAAGATGTTCTCCACCTTCGCGGACATCGCGGGGGTGGGAGCCCGCGAGGAGAACACCTTCGACCTCGTCGTCGGGGATGAGGCGCACCGGCTATGGAACTACCGCCGCGCCAAATTCCAGAACTTCGAGAGACAGCTGTCGAACACCCCGATGGTGGACGAGATGATTCGCGCCTCGCGCGTCACCGCGCTCTTCCTGGACGATAACCAGACAGTGCGCGCCGATGAGGTCGGTACCCTGGAGCACATCCGCTCGCACGCCGAGTCACTACGTGTCCCCGTTACCGTGGTCGACCTCAACGCCCAGTTCCGCTGCAGTGGGAGCGAGAGCTACATGCAATGGGTCGACCACGCCCTGGGCTTTCACGCACCCCGCTCCCTCCAGTGGCGTGAGTTCCAGGGCTATGACTTCACCCTCGTCGGCTCGATGCAGGAGATGCAGGAGCGGCTCGAGGCGAAGCGGCGGCTGGGCAATAAGTGCCGCATCGCCGCGGGGTTCTGCTGGAGGTGGTCCCCGCCGAAGGACAACGGGGAGCTCGTCCACGATGTGAGCCACCCGTCCTTCAGCGGGTGGAGCGCCCCCTGGATAGAGAAGACGGGCCGGGACTTGGTCCCTACCCAGCACCAATATTTCAAGTGGGCCACCGACGAGGCGTATTTCTCCCAGGTAGGCTCCATCTACTCAATCCAGGGCTTCGAGTTCGACTACATCGGCGTCATCTTCGGACCGGACCTCGTCTGGCGCGAAGCGGCTTGGCAGGCCGACTTGGAGAAGAACCGGGACACAGCCTTCCGGCGCGACCTGAAGCGCTCCGGCACCGACGGGACGGAGCGGCTGCGCAACATCTATCGTGTGCTGCTCACCCGGGGCATGCGAGGTACTCTCGTCTACTTCATCGACCACCAGACACGCGCCCGATTCGAGGCGCTGCTCCAGCCATGAACGAGCTTCAGCGGTTCCTCGAAGATCTCCGGAGCTTCAACGCCGAGCGGGAGTGGAGCCAGTTCCACGACCCCAAGAACCTTTCCATGCTGCTGACGTCCGAGGCCGGAGAGTTGCTGGCGCTGCTGCGCTGGGTGCCCAACACTGAGGCGGATGCGTACGCCAGCCAGCCCGCGGCGCGCCAGCAGCTCACCGAGGAGATTGGAGACGTGGGCATTGCACTACTGTTGCTGTGCGACCGGCTTGGAATCGACCTGCTGCTGGCCCTGCGCGCCAAGCTGGATCTGAATCGGGCCAAGTACCCGGTGGAGCAGTCCCGGGGGCGGTGGACAAAGAGCGAGTCCTGACCCCCGGGACAACTCAGCCCCCCGAACCTGAAGCACGGGCACGCCGTCGGGCAGGCGCAGCGGCCTGGGGAGGTGAGAGTCGAGTTCCCCGGGCTCGAAGCGGCAGAGCCCCAGAGCGTGCCAGAAGGCCCCCGACAGCTCTCCGTTGGACTTGAAGCCTCCATCTGGCCGGAAGGCCACCCATCCTCCCGGCAGCAGCAGCAGCGTGGCGAGGAGGGCGCCAGTCGCCGGGCTCCAGAGACACGCCGTGCCATCGGCGGAGGCCGTGGCCAGCAGCTTCCCATCTGGGCTGAAGGCCACGCTCCGGACCTGGTCCGAGTGCCCCTGCAGGGACTGAAGCCGCTGCCCATCCTGGGCGCGCCAGAGGGCCGCCGTCCGGTCCGCGGAAGCCGTGGCCAGCAACGCGCCATCCGGACTGAAGGCCACACCGAGCACCGGAGCCGTGTGTCCCCGGATGACACGCCGCGCCCCATCCGTCCCCAGCCCCCAAAGGGTGAGGCTCTGGTCCGCGGAGGCCGTGGCCAGCAGCTTCCCATCTGGGCTGAAGGCCACGCTCCGGACCTGGTCCGAGTGCCCCTGCAGGGACTGGAGCCGCTGCCCATCCTGGGCGCGCCAGAGGGCCGCCGTCCGGTCCGCGGAAGCCGTGGCCAGCAACGTGCCATCCGGGCTGAAGACGACGCCAAAGACATAGGATGCGTGTGCCTGCAGGACGCGCGCCTGCGCGCCTTCCCTGGAGTTCGTCAGGGCGACAGTCCCATCCTCGAAGGCGGAGGCCAGCAGCGCGCCATCCGGGCTGAAGGCAACCCCGAGGGCCCGGGCCGCCGTGCTCCCCAGGGGACTGAAGCGCCTGTTCCTGGCGGTGTCGTGCAACTGGACGCCTTCAGCGCCCCCAGCCGTGGCGAAGAGCCCCCTGTCGGTAGGACTGAAGGCAATGCCCAGGACCTCCTCGTGCGCCTCCCTGAAGAGGCGCAGGGGCGCCCCCTGGGCGGCGTCCCAGAGCGCCAGCGTCTGCGGGAGTGACGCTGAGGCCAGCACGCCGTCCGGACTGAAGGCCACGCTGGACATTGACGCCAGCGGGCCCCCTATTATCTTCAACGGCTGTCCCTGCGAGGCGCTCCAAGCCGTCAGGGTCCGGTCCGCCGAGCCGGAAACCAGGGTCTCCCCATCCGCACTGAAGGCCAGTCCCCAGACGGAGTCCGTGTGGCGCTTGAGGGTCCTTAGTGGCGGGCCCCCCGCGACGCTCCAGAGCATGATTGTACGGTCCTCGGAACCGGACGCCAGGGTCTTCCCATCCGGGCTGAAGGCGACGCCGAGCACCGGGTCCTTGTGGCCCCTAAGGATCTGCAGGCACTGGCCCTGCTTCACGCTCCAGATGGACACGGTCCGGTCCAGCGCGCCGACAGCCAGGTGCGCTCCGTCCGGGCTGAAGGCCACCCCGCGCACGTGTCCTCCCCTTTCCTGCAGGACGCGCAGGGTTCGCCCCTGGCTTACACTCCAGAGCGTCACGGCCCCGCCCTCCGAGCCAGAGGCCAGCAGCGCACTGTCCTGGGGGTGAAAGGCCACGGCTCGGATGAAGTGCGTGCCGCCCGGGACGCTGCGGAGTCGTGCGCCCTCGAGCGACCAAAGCCCGAGGGTCCGGTCATCCGAGCCGGAGGCGAGCAGCTGGCCATCCGGGCTGAAGGCCACGCTGAAGACGGGGCCCTGATGGCCCTCCAGGACGCGCAGGCGCCGGCCTTCGCCCACGCTCCAGAGTGAGAGCGTCCAGTCGGTGGAGGCCGAAGCCAGGCGTGTGCCATCCGGGCTGAAGGCCACGCTCCGGACGCCTTCCGAGTGGCCGTGGAGGACGCGCACGCACCTGCCCGTCACGGCATCCCAAAGCCGCACCGTGCCGTCCGAATGGCCGGAGGCGAGGAGATGGACATCCGTGGGGCTGCACGCCACGGCCAGACAGGGCACCGCTAGCGCCAGGCTGGGCCTAGCCGCAGTGACCTCGGGCAGCGCGGCGCCGAAGAGGTCGCACCCTTCGAGCGAGTCCACCCGGGCCCCGCTGAGCTTCGCGGCGCGCAGCCTTGCGCCCTGGAGCCCCGCGCCCCGGAGGTCGGCGCCGAGAAGCTGCGCCCCCGAGAGGTCCGCCTCCCGCAGGTCCGCGCCCCGGAGCGTCGCGCCGGAGAGCACGGCCCGGCGGAGGCAGGCCCTGCGCAGCCGCGCCTCCGTGAGGTCGAGCCCAGCTAGGGTCACGCCCTCAAGGTTGGCCTCTTCGAGCTCGGCGCGGCGCAGGTCGAGGTCGGATAGGTTTTGGCCATGCAGGTCCCTGCCGGCGAGGCGCTGTGGACTTACCTGCCCGGCAAGGCCTGGGAGCTCGTAGCTCCCGTCGCGGGAGTCCATGGCCATGTGCTTGCGGAGGAAGGCCATCAGGAACGCCGCTGCGGCGTGGCAGGCGAAGTCGCGGAACGTGTCGTCCTTCTCGTGGTCGGCATAGTCGGAGACGGCCTTCACGATGATGGCGCGGCGCCCCTGCAGATCCGCCACGAGGCCAATGGCCGAGGCCTCCATCTCCACGCCGAGGACCGTGCGCACGCTGGCGTCCAGCCTCTTGAAGAGCCCGGGGTCTTGGCGGACGGCCTTGCCCGTGGCGATTGGGGCTACGTGGACCTGGAAGGGCGGGTCGCGCGGCTCCCCATCGGGATACAGCAGCCGCTCCTCGCGTACCACGCTCCGGCCCTTCTCGGAGAGCGCGAGGGTGCCGGGGATGGTCTCGAGGAGACCTTCATCCCGGAGCGCTAGGATGCATCTAGCCCAGTCTGGGCAGCGCTGCAGTCGGTCCGGAAGCGAGACAGGGGAAGAGGCTTCCCCGCGCTCATGGGCCTCCAGGGCACGCAGAAGCCACCGGCGCTGGGACGCCCGGGAAGGAGGACGCAGCTTCTGCAATTGGGGGACTCGCTGGAACTCCTCCGCGAAATACCTCGCATCCACCATCCACGGGCGGTGAAGGTTGTGGGTGGTGATGTCGCTATAGAAACCCTCGTCCTGGTGCCCGGCCGCCGCGATGTACTTGCCAAAGTCGTAGTTGAACACCCTGTCGGCCACGATGACGTCACCGAGGAAGACCTTTTCACGCCGGCCAGCGCAGATGCCGCACATCGCGAGACACCGCGGGTTCAGCTCCTTGAGCAGCGCCGTGGCCCGCGTGGCTGCCATGCTCTCGCCCATCTGCCCCGCCCAGGCCGCAGCCAACAGGAACCACCCTCCCTGGTCGTTCGGCAGCTCCCGAACATGAAAGGGGAAACCGCTCTGGTCACGCTCGTCCCGCCAGCCCACCCGGCCCTGACCGCCGAGCTCCAGCTCTAGGAGAGCATCGAGTTCTTCCTTCAGGGCTACGACGATGAGCACATCGACCTGCAATGCCACCACAGATTTGCTCCTGTCTCGCGGTGGAGCCCTTCCCCACCCTCACTGGTCTGGCGGATGCGGCCCTTCCAATGGCCGCGGACGGCGTCTTCAGCCCCCGCAATCTCGTCACCTTGCCGCCGGCGATTCAACCCCAGCTGCGCGCGCTCACATGCCAGCACCGCCAGGATCTCGGCACACGTCACGGACGCGGAGCCTGCGGGCTTCGCAGACTCTGCCGCGAGAATCCGCCTGAGCACCTCCGGCCGCTGGAACAGCGTGGCCCAGCAAGAAGCCAGCGGCCTGGAGCCTGCGCCCACTCCCACACGGAGCAGGTCGGAAAGCCTTCCCGTGCCGATGACTGCAGGAAGCCCGGGCGATTAGGTCACGGTGCCCGACAGGCTTGCCACGAATATGGCCGAGCACTGCCCCGTGCGAGTGAGGCCACAGCGACAATGACTCGGCGCGGCGGAGTCAGTCTGCGCTAGAGGGGATAGTAACGGCGATGGCGGCGTGAAGCGCACACCAAGTACTGGACATAGCTCTCACAGCGTAGTGAGCGGACCACCAAGAATGGAGCCGCATTGGTGCGCGGTTGTGGGCATTTGCACCCATTCAAATGTCGTGATACCTACATTGGGTCGATGTGGGCGATATGGGGGAGGCATGCAAGACGCATGGCGTGCGTGCAGCGCTGGCAATGACGAAAGGGACCGCAGCAGGCGCAGTCACTTGGGCAGCGCAGACGCACCTCCCCCCCCGACACCTGCATCCCTCTCCCTCGCTGTCAGGCGTATTGCGGCGAACCTCGACCCCAAGCGCACAGGCCTGTCAGGCGCCGAGCGGCTGGAACTCTCTCTCCAGTTACTCCCCGGCCGGCTCCGCGATGTAAGGCTCGCCCACTTCCACCGCCTGATATCTGCCCTCCCCGAGGAGGAGCGGGATTGGTGGATCGGTACACTCCACACATTGTTGATGCCTAGCACGGAGCGCCGCCGCTTGGCCGCGCACTTCACGCCACCCAACCTAGCCCGGCGAGTTCTCGAACTCGCAGTGGAAGCCGGCATCGATCTGCGGACCGCTCGCATCATTGATCCCTGCGCGGGCGGCGCTGCGTTCCTCGGAACGGTGGCAGACGCACTGCGTCGTAGCCACATCGATGCAGGAAACGCGCTGAAACGGCTCAAAGGCCTGGAGATCGATGAACACCTCGCCGAACTCGCCAGAGCCATTCTTGCCCGCCGCCTAGGGAGAAACTCGGTTCCGGCCCACGTCATTTCCGTAGGCGATGCACTCTCGACGGGGATGCAAGAAACCTTCGATGCGGTACTCGCCAATCCGCCTTACGGCCGCATGCTGGGTGTCCCTAAAGAGAAGCGAATGCGCTGGACGCATCTCGCCGACCTGGGCCACGTTAATCTTTATGCGCTCTTCGTGGGGCTCGCCCTGGATTTGCTGCGCCCAGGTGGAATTGCGGCACTGATTCTGCCGGCGAGTTTCCTGGCGGGACCATTGTTCGGCCGCCTCCGCACACACATCCGAACCCACGCCGAAATCATCTCCGTTCACGTTCTTGACGATCGCAACGGCGTCTTCTTCGATGTCGCTCAGGACACGTGCGTCCTGCTCCTGCGGAAGGGCCAGCCGGGAAACACTCTTCGGTGGGGCGCCATTGCCGTAGATGGAACGGCACGCACGCTGGGCACCACGGTGCTCCCGCAGGACCTTGCCGCCCCGTGGCCTATGCCCTTAAGCAACCTGCCCCATTCCCATGAGCTTGCGCATCTCTCTCATTGGGGATTTGAAGTTCGAGCCGGCTATTTTGTCTGGAACCGTGAGGGCCACCGGATGAGTAAGAACCGAGCAAGCCCTCTCGATTTCCCGCTGGTGTGGGCTGTGAATGTCAACGCTGGCAAGAAGGTACACCCTGCGGCAAGGGATGGAGCCGGTGTTGATTTCGTCCGCTTCGAAAAGCCATCCCAAGCCATCCTGCGCCAACGCGCCGTCATCGTTCAGCGTACTACCAATAATCGGCAGCGACGGCGCTTGGTGGCTGCCCCCATCGCTGCATCTGTGTTGTCCCGCTATCATGGCTTCGTCACCGAAAATCACACCCTCACCCTGATTCCGACAAACGACGGGGCGGACCTAAAACTGATATGCCAGCTACTAGGCAGCTCATCCGTGGACGCGATGTACCGGCGCGTTGCAGGAACGGC
This DNA window, taken from Corallococcus coralloides DSM 2259, encodes the following:
- a CDS encoding DUF2075 domain-containing protein, whose protein sequence is MHLYSASVPDFIKATREGTLVSRLVSAFEQGQSLAPTSSEQKAWRHSLPPLAAVLDDASFERAYIFLELQMPLSSHRCDALLVGRSARGGRPSAVVVELKQWTHAGRSAIPDTVSLGSRTLLHPSAQARGYADFLHHYHSAFTSSDAEIHACAYLHNLEAPAVLGLLRASHVFGPLTRDVPLFAQADAPLLREYLKDCIGAGDGGPLSEAIRSGQAQPSEKLLDVLIQAVEGHFEWRLLDEQRVAFNTITTHVEQAQRSGGKAVIVVRGGPGTGKSVLAIQLLAHAARHQWRIAHAVGSKAFQTVLQAKTEAFATEMLKRIYNVRYQNRLPLRKMFSTFADIAGVGAREENTFDLVVGDEAHRLWNYRRAKFQNFERQLSNTPMVDEMIRASRVTALFLDDNQTVRADEVGTLEHIRSHAESLRVPVTVVDLNAQFRCSGSESYMQWVDHALGFHAPRSLQWREFQGYDFTLVGSMQEMQERLEAKRRLGNKCRIAAGFCWRWSPPKDNGELVHDVSHPSFSGWSAPWIEKTGRDLVPTQHQYFKWATDEAYFSQVGSIYSIQGFEFDYIGVIFGPDLVWREAAWQADLEKNRDTAFRRDLKRSGTDGTERLRNIYRVLLTRGMRGTLVYFIDHQTRARFEALLQP
- a CDS encoding MazG-like family protein yields the protein MNELQRFLEDLRSFNAEREWSQFHDPKNLSMLLTSEAGELLALLRWVPNTEADAYASQPAARQQLTEEIGDVGIALLLLCDRLGIDLLLALRAKLDLNRAKYPVEQSRGRWTKSES
- a CDS encoding HsdM family class I SAM-dependent methyltransferase, translated to MAAHFTPPNLARRVLELAVEAGIDLRTARIIDPCAGGAAFLGTVADALRRSHIDAGNALKRLKGLEIDEHLAELARAILARRLGRNSVPAHVISVGDALSTGMQETFDAVLANPPYGRMLGVPKEKRMRWTHLADLGHVNLYALFVGLALDLLRPGGIAALILPASFLAGPLFGRLRTHIRTHAEIISVHVLDDRNGVFFDVAQDTCVLLLRKGQPGNTLRWGAIAVDGTARTLGTTVLPQDLAAPWPMPLSNLPHSHELAHLSHWGFEVRAGYFVWNREGHRMSKNRASPLDFPLVWAVNVNAGKKVHPAARDGAGVDFVRFEKPSQAILRQRAVIVQRTTNNRQRRRLVAAPIAASVLSRYHGFVTENHTLTLIPTNDGADLKLICQLLGSSSVDAMYRRVAGTASISVRALRELPLPWPEHLRAALEAGLPFEDAVRKAYTMGTRKPHERTPD